CGGCGGCGCGGCGGGTTCGTCGCGCCGGGACGTCCGCTCGGCGGCGGCGGCCCGCTCTCGATCGGCAGCGGCGGCCGCGCGCTGATGGGGGGCTCGGGATCGAGGCGAACGACGTGCCGCTTCGACGGCGGCTCCATCATGATCTCGCGGATCGGCGCCGCGAGCTCCTCCGCCGAGATGCGGTCCTCCTGCTGCGCCGGCTCGGAGACCATCGTCGGCGGGGGCGGAACGGTGTCCTTCTTCCCCTTCGCGTCGGAGGGCGCCTCGCCCTTCAGCTTGCGGCGCATGATGACGCGCTCGAACGCGCCCGCCGCCGTGTCGATGAGGCTCTCGACCTGGCGCACGCCGATGTCCTCGATCCCGCTCGTGCCGCCGTCGCCGAGGATGAGCGACACGACGCGCGTGCGCACGACGATCGGGAACACGATGCACTCGGTCTGCCCGTCGCGGCCGAGGTCCGTCATCAGCACCGCGTCGGCGACCGCGCTCGGCCTCCGGCGGACCGGCTTCTTCTCCTTCCGCGCGCCGCCGAGGATCCCCTCGTCGTCGAGCGGCACCGCGAGGCGCGCGACCTTGTCGCGCGGGGCGCCGTCACCGAAGGCGTCGCGTCCCTCCGCGACGTCGCCCTGGACGACGAAGAGCGCGGTGTAGTCGAAGAACTGGCGCGTGAACTCGAAGAGCACGTCGAAGATGAAGTCGCGCTCGACCGACGCCTCGAGCTCCTCGACCGCGACCGCGAGCGTGAGCGGGCCGCGACGCCGGCGCGGCGGACGCGCCTGCTGCGGCTCGATCTCGCGCACGTAGGTGCCTTGCGGGGCGGCGGCGGTGCGCGGCTCCACCGACATCTTCGGCGACGCGGGCGCGGGCGCGACCGGCGGCGGGATCATGCTCGGCGGTCGCGGCGGGACGCGGATCTTCGGCGCCGAGTCGAGCGGCGGCGGGAAGGTGCTCGCGATGATCGGACCCTTCGTGACGACCTTCTGGATCAGGCGCGCGATGCGCTTGTCGATCGGGATCCCGTAGTCGCGCGCGAGCGCCTGCCGGATGCGGAAGAGCGGCGCGACCTTCTGCTCGATCGGGAGCGCGAGCGCGAAGGTGAGCTCCTGCTCCGCCTCCTTCGAGAGCGGCTCCGCGACCGCGACGACGAGCGACGCGCCCGCCTCGAGCGGCACGAACGTGCGCTCCTGCACCACGTCCGCCGCGACGATGCGGAGCGCGGTCCCCGCCGGCTGCGGCAGCTCCCCGGGCGGCGCGGCCGGCAGCCCGTAGAACTCGCCCACCACCGGCATGAGCGCGCCCTCTTCGACGCGGCTCACCTCGAGCAGGTTCGTGACGAAGTCGCCGCCGTACAGCACTTGCCGCGCGAGCGCCTCTTCGATCTCGCGGATCGTCGCGACGCCGCGCTGAACGATGAGAGAGCTGAGGGACATGGGCCGCGGGCGACCTCGCCGGCTTTGCGAGGGAGAAACGAGAGTCGCTTGCGACGATGATCAAGTCAACTTGTCGAAACCCTTCGCATCCCCGACAGCGCGAGGTCGCTCAGGCCCGCAAAATGGGCCTCGATCGCGGCGACGAGGCCGGGGACGGTATGCGTGTCGGCCGTCACGTCGACGCGGATGCCGAGCCGCTCCGCCGTCTCGGTCGTGATCGGTCCGATGCTCGCGACGCAGGTGTTCGCGAGGAGCGGGACCGCGCGGTCCTCGAGCGCGGCGACGAGGTGCTCCACCGTGCTCGACGACGTGAAGGTCACCGCGTCGATCTCCTCGCCTTCGAGGAGCGCCGCGAGCGCTTCGATAAGCGGCCGCGGCGGGCTCTTCGTCTCGTAGACCGCGACGACGTCGACGGCGTGGCCCGCCCCCTTCAGGGCGTCGGGGACCACGTCGCGGGCCACACGAGCGCGCGCGAGGAGCACGCGGACGTTCGCGTCGCCGATCGCGCGGAGGAGCTCGGCGGCGAGCCCCTCGCCCTTGTGCTCGCGCGGGACGAGGTCGGCGGTGAGGCCGTGGCCCGCGAGCGCGGCCGCGGTCCCGGGCCCGATCGCGGCGATCTTCGCGCGCCCGAACGCGCGGGCGTCCTTGCCCTGGCGCGCGATCTCGGCCCAGAGCTTCTCGACGCCGTTCGCGCTCGTGAGGACGACCCAGTCGTAGCGATCGAGGCCGGTCACGGCGTCGACCACCGGGGCCGGATCGGGCGGCGGATGGATCTCGATCGTGGGGACGACGACGGGATCGGCGCCCTTCTCGCGGAGGAGCGCCGCCGTCTTCGTCGCCTGCTCCTTCGCGCGCGTCACGAGGATGC
The DNA window shown above is from Labilithrix sp. and carries:
- a CDS encoding uroporphyrinogen-III synthase, with the translated sequence MEGKVTFVGAGTGDPRLLTVRAVEVLESADYVLFDPEVHPDVLGRLPEGTPRHPVQPPLTPERVAQMLATEAKAGRHAVRIMWADPLFFGHGDVEGLAVARHEVPIEVVPGIGPLIAVGAFAGAALTRTSDASPSVAAVSVTRGHETLHEWDKLALATDTLAIVCDADSIAETARSLVFYGRPPSERVTIVENVSLPTQTVTDTTLSQVPLLPRIKASRAVVVVGDRAARLRELSWLERTPLFGRRILVTRAKEQATKTAALLREKGADPVVVPTIEIHPPPDPAPVVDAVTGLDRYDWVVLTSANGVEKLWAEIARQGKDARAFGRAKIAAIGPGTAAALAGHGLTADLVPREHKGEGLAAELLRAIGDANVRVLLARARVARDVVPDALKGAGHAVDVVAVYETKSPPRPLIEALAALLEGEEIDAVTFTSSSTVEHLVAALEDRAVPLLANTCVASIGPITTETAERLGIRVDVTADTHTVPGLVAAIEAHFAGLSDLALSGMRRVSTS